The nucleotide window CTGGGGGACAGGGAGGGTGACCTCTGATCTCCCAGGAGGAATGGCTGAAGAGCTCTGCACCCTGAGGCTGGAGGGTTTGAGCCCAGCCACGGTCCCAGAGGTGGCCTTCCAGCTATTTCCAAGGTTGTTGGGGGCCCAAGTAGCGACTTAAGAAAGGGACCCCCTGGCCCCCAGAAGGACCTGGGCAGAGGCTGGAAGATCAGTTTGGAGATGGCTTTCAATGAGGGACAAAATGAGCCCTTCATTAACTGCCCGCTGTGTGCTAggtataagaataataataagagccaTCCTGTGACCAAAGTTACTATAGAAGGGAGACAGAGTCTGAGgtgtgagactctcttctagctctcccctcccgctgaatatacactgggagacttcgagggggtatcacccctaaactgggtgacctggatggttgtgccaccccacaggagttgggggcgaggcttccctataagatgaggtatgggggacccaaatccaattctgaatgagggcggggttcatgcaagcctccccctgaggtcagtcaacttcatagcGGGTGGTCtggttccaagatggaggcagccagaccaaactgtggttcccctctccctcatagactctcaggctctctggaatgtaatctgactaatgaatggcttttattaatctcagtttagggattggggaaaggggtaaagggcagagggattttggggtgccctcttctctatttctatggggtccatcactcgggtgggaacctttgggctTCCTACTCCCAAGCATCTCCCctcgcctcttctccttcagtttctatttctatttctgtccttttctataattgcaagtcaaactggaaagggtctctcagcaaggttgggtaatgggagaaggagcccaagagatcacttccaaaatggagtcccaaaacttagctgactccttggttgaagtcttgctgggtgagaggcaatgggatgcctttgaccagggaattggggtttcagtgtccaaagaaagaccctcaggaagccctcaggcctggatccaagctgggatgtcctcctcctccctctctcagtcctccacagGAAGTCCTTCCCTCCTCCGTCCTCTTCTGGAGCCTCTCCCAGAATCCCCTCTGCTCCCAGTTGTCAGTAACTGTCCCCAGCTGTCAGCCTCTCTTCTCTGGCTCTTCTGTCCCatctcccttgcacaaatcccatccttacacaggCTCTGCACAGACCAGCTCGTTCATTCTCAGCAGCCTAGGAAGGAGGCGCCGTCCTAATCCGCGTTTTTTAGTGAAGAGCAGAGGCGGCCCCAGGGACTCCCCCAAAGCCCCCACAGCTAGTTCATGTTGGAGGCCTGAGGCAGCCCGAGGGCCCTCCACCAGCCCGCTGCCTAAATGAGCTCTGGGACCTCTCGGCCTTCGGCCTCTGTGTTTCCCCCGGTTGTTGGCTGGGACCCACGTACAGAGGGGGTGAGAAATGACTCCTTGTTGGGGTTGGCCCTGTGCGGGTTCAGCCTGCTGATGTGGAGTCAATAAGGGCATGCACTGGCCTGGCCACACGTCGGAGATCAGGCTCTCAGGCCTGCGAACCGGTGCCGTACACTAAAATGGAGGAGCCGCCTGGGTGAAACGTAAGAGAGCGCCCACAAACTAGGCTGCCCAGGGGACGCGATGGAAAGTGGCTCTGCAGGGAGCACCTACTCAATCCACCAGGCTTCGGTATCTGAAACCCCAAGCCGAGGTAAACCTTAAACAGGAGTATTTTTAGACGGCCTGTTACCCGGCCCTGTAAGTCACTCCAGCCTGCTTACCTTTCAGCGGCCTGGCCTTGGCACCCTCCCGCCTCCTCTTCATCTTAACCTTCTCAAACCTGCTAACACGACTGGCCTTTTGTGCATCTGCTTCTCAGACTGGTAGGTGGTTGGGGGGATGGAGGGGGTACATTTAGTTGATGTTTAGGAAGCAGAATGCTGAATGTGCAGCTTTTGCTTATTCTCATCCTACTAGGGATGTAGTATTTTGCAGGTAATTCTAAAGTATTTATGATTTGCCAAAttataggaaaaggaaattaagctGTTCTGCTCAGATGAAGCACTTTGTTTATTGATAATGTTTGGTCTTTTTTTCCCTAAGCAATAGGATGAGAGGTAAAGAGATTTCTAATCAtctgaataaataatttatttctaaaacagGACTTTGGCAGCTTTCCTCAGGAACTACAGTGAGAGTATTAGTGACTGAGCCAGCCATGCACTTATTTTGTGCCTATCTGATATCACTGGGAGAAATCATTAATACTTCTGAGATGTGAGAACAGAATCTTTTATGCATGAAAATGTTAGTGCCAAATCAAATTAAGGAATTTATTGGAAATCATTTGGAGGTAACAGGATCTTGGTTTGGAGCCTGacaggacctcagaggccatctggttgagacttctcattttccagatgaagaaactgaggccttgagagGGTTAATGACTTGCTGAGCATCAGACAGGCAGTAaagttagaggcaggatttgaacccaggaggtaCTAGTAATACTAAAATTCAGATATAAATATTCTTAGGATAgcaatgttttttttgttttgtttttgtttttaaacccttaacttctgtgtattggctcctaggtggaagaatggtaagggtgggcaatgggggtcaagtgacttgcccagggtcacacagctgggaagtgtctgaggccagatttgaacctaggacctcctgtctctaggcctggctctcaatccactgagctacccagctgccccctgtcagaATTACTTTTAATCAGAATGTAGAAACTGCGATTGATTTTTTAGATGTAACACTACAATTAAACAGTTCATTAATTGTTTCCTTCATGTGATACACTCGACATGAAAATCAGCCTCAAATTTAATGGAAGGTTCCTAATGACCTCTTAGTCACCAAATCATACTGTTTGAGATCCAGGAATGACTTTAGGGATCTAGTCCAATTTGCTTGTACACATAGATTTAGAAACCAGAGTCCAGAGAGATTCTGACTTACCTGAGGCAACTGAGCAGCTTAGTAGGAGAGCCAGGACTAGCCTCCAGTTCTTTTAACTCCTTTCATCACCTATTCTTTCTACCACCCctgcttcctctctttttttttttttttttctcaagccAGTTCTCCTGGGTCTCCCTGTAGCATTCGAGTTCTTAGAAACTTCACTTGGCTTCCTGTCTGTGCTATTTCTTGGGAAACCAGAGTAGGGAGGAAAGTTTGTTCTGATAGGGCTCCCATCTTTTCAGGGGAGTCCCCCCTTTCCACTAGGGATCAGAAGAGACGGAAATGTGATCACCTGTCTGCTATCCATTCCTAGAACATTGGAGAGCCCTGGGTTAGGGACAGGATTGCTCTTCCCCCTCATCACTGGGCTTTGTAGAAATGGAGGGGGTTccttttttgtggttgcaaagaattggaaattgaggggatgtccatcagttagggaatggctgaaaaaattgcggtacatgttggtgatggaatactgttgtactataagaaatgataagcaaggtaatttcagaaaaagctagaagatctgtgggaactgatacagaaagaaataagtagaaccaggagaatattatacacagtaacagcaatattgtatgatgatctcAACAATGCTCAGAtctaggacagttctgaaggacttatgaaggggaatgctctccacctccagaggaaaaaaccattggagtcgtctttcacatcaatgtatttgtggttttattttaggggTTTGATTCTATGtgtgtgtgctcttacaacaataaccagtaatggaagtatgttttgtaaggcaataaaaataaaattttgtttaaaaaaaaaaggaagaaaaaatggaaagagcttAAGGAAACCCCCTATTTACCCAGTCTCCTACTATGACATTTCAGTGGCATGGATCATCCTTGGCCCCCTGGTTCGCTTGCTTCCTCTTGTTCAGCAGCATAGGGAACAGAATACCAAAACcgaaacaaaaacaagaaaggaaaatgaactaTTGTAATCTTGtctcctgtttgtttttttcaaaaggaTGGGCAAATAGATGCTGATGAGCTGCAGAGATGCCTGACCCAGTCTGGTATTGCTGGAGGATATAAACGTAAGTCAGTAATTAGAGCCCTCTTAATCAATAGGCTGTATTTTAGCTGTTAGGATGTGGAAAACAGTTCAGGGAGCTGAGCCCTTTTGTTCTGGTCAGCTGTGTCAGGAATCTTTAACAGCTCAGCTAAACCCCTGCATATTGCTGacatttaaaaatctcatttgaatCCTTGATTTCCCATAGTTTCCCTCCAGCCCTCCTCCTAGAGCTCTCACTACTGTGCTGGGTGACTCTTGTCTGGTTCAAAGCCATCTGCATGGCTTGAGTTACTCATCTCCAGGTTACAGACATGTAATTGCCAAGCCAGGCATCAGGGAACACTTTCTTTGTGGTGTTGGGTTTGCTCAATAGGTCACTAATGAGTGCGGCAGTCTTAACTTTCAGCTgttgatgtttttaattttttaaatgaaagtctTCCTTGCTTTGGGGATTGGGGGGACATGGTCTTTATTAAGCCTTGCTCTTCATGTTCCTATGAAAGAGTCCAGGGTTTGGAATCATAGGACtaaggttcaaattctacctctgttAACCTAATGACATCAGACAAGTCAACTTGCCtctccaggcttcagtttccccatctgtaaaatgatagggttggactagataaccactAAATTCTCTTCTAGgtttaaatatatgatcctatggtCACCCTGTGATCactctcagatgcttactagttatgtgaccctgagcaagtcacttaaccttgtttgccttatcTGGAAAgtaagcaagagaaaaaaatgtaccaCTCCagtaccaagaaaaccccaaatgaagttacAGAGTCAAATGTGACtggaaagactgaacaacaaacatgATCACCTTTCTCCTAGTGATGATTTTCATATTTAGTTCAGAAAGAACTTTAGCCTCTAATGGATAGatcattggacttggaatcagaaagacctgcctcagatacctatgccaccctaggcaagtcatttaacccctttagcttcctcatccataaaattaggGAGTTGGGCTCTAGGATTTCTAAGGTTTCATTTCTAAGTCTTTGACCCTAAGCTAGCATTCAGAAGACAGAGATTTCTTTTCTAGACccattgtaaaaattatttttaaatcctagCAAAAGATTATTCTTTGGTCTAAGTTCTAAGCATTCATCTGCATCCCTGTATATGGGATGTTTTTGGGGGGAGTGAATTTTAGCATTAGATGCAGCAGCCAGGAACTTTCtttaaacttttctctttttattgtgaCAGATGCATCCTTTGGTGCTTGTATTTTCATCAGTGATTATTTGAGTACCCATTGAATAGATTCAGATCTCAGGCCATATCTAATCACTTCTGTTTCAAACTCATCTTTATAAACTTGAAGGTCCAGTAGACTTATCACCTAGCTGTATAAGGAAAGAAATTGGAGAAAAACCATGTAAACCAAGAAGATAAAGAATCAAGAGCCCTTTCATCTTTATCTCCTCGTTATTGCTACTGTTTTCACTCCCATCTGTCAGtgcacatttattaaatacctactgtgcaCCACCAGGCCCTGGAGAGACACAAACCAGAGCTTACACTTCAGTTTGTGGagacatgtttatatatttatatatatatagtttcagaCTTAAATGCatgaaaataaatacaggatAGATTATAGGTGGGagctttttgttgtttatttttgttttgtttttgtgaggAGGGAGCAGTAACAGTCTAGTAgcagggggttgggggaagaTGATGAGTGGTCCTGTGCAGGATATGGCATATGAGCCATATAATTGGAAGGAAATTAGTAATTCTAGGATTAAAGGGAAGAAGGAGTTGATCCCATGCATGGGGACAGATTTGAGGTAGAAGGTCATGCATGAGGAATAGCCAGGCCCATTTGTCCAATCTGGAAAGTGTATGAGGGAGAGTAATCTGAAAGCCTAGAAAAGTTAGGGGGAGTCAGGTCGTAGCAGGCATTCAGTGCCAAGTAGAGTATATTTGTTAGCCCGAGTCCTAGGTAGGTCTTCCCTACCACCCTCCTAGGCAATGAGCCATGATCTGACAGGTCTTTCTGCCTttgctttctccctttcccctgctCCAGCCTCCTCTGCCCTCTTCTCCCCATCTATCCATAAGGCTGATGTTTTGACCTTTCTCAGGTATAGAGTTggcctttgcctttcttttgctCAGAATTCCTTAGCATCCTCTTGTGTGCCTCTGAGTTAAGAGAGTTCAGTCTCATTCCAAGGCCTTCCACAATCTGTTCAGACTCTTCCCCCCTCCTCTGCTCTCTTGCCAGAATGAACTATACTCCCCAAAAAGACTCTgtgcttcttttcttccctacATTTACCCCAACTGTTCTCTATGCCTGAAATAATATTGCTTTTGATTTTTCACCCATCCTTAAAGCTGACTCAAGTGCTGTCTCCTTCATGAAAGCTTCCCTGATTCATTTTATGCCCTTGGACCTTCGGATAACACTGTCTGGCACCTCTCTGTGTGCTTACTTTGTAAGTTATCTGTAGATGTGTCTTTTCTTCCTGTGGTGCTGTAAGCTTCCAGACGTCAGGAACTAGGTCTTTTCAAATCGCCCACAATTGATGAGCTCTGCATATGGCTTAGGAAGCATTTGTTGAATTGTACTGGATATTTAGGGACTTATACAGATATGTCTCTAGTCCCTTGTTGAGTGAGTATCAGAGCTGGAACTAAAACCTCAGATTTCTGGTTTTCTGTGattcctttatttcttaaattGGGTCTTTATTAACTACTAACTCTTAGTTACCATGAGATATATGTGAATTATTTAACCTTCAAGTTTTCTCCTATCCTgaattctcatcttccttttttacCTTGTCTTGTATCACTTGTAGCTGAATTATTTGGACTGATTTCTTAGATTACTTGTAAGACAATTTTTGCCATACACAGTATTTTTTCTTGAGAGTCAAATGGGACTTCACTTGCCCAGTAATTCATGGGAGTAAACTTGTTCCTAAGGTTAGATATTTTCAAATCCATCgtatcccttttcttcctctttgaacTCAGGATCTAGTCTGCTTTCTACCCCAGGGTTATATTTTCAGGCTTAGAAAAGCCCTGCTTCAAAAACCTTGATCAAGAGTCAGGAAATCTGGGCTCATATCCCTGATCAGGTCTGTCATCATGGGCAAAtagcttaactttttttttttttttttttttttttaacccttgtacttcggtgtattatctcataggtggaagattggtaagggtgggcaatgggggtcaagtgacttgcccagggtcacacagcttggaagtggctgaggccgggtttgaacctaggaccttctgtctctaggcctgactctcactccactgagctacccagctgcccctaaatagcTTAACTTTTCAGAGTAtgagttccttcatctataataaaatgctaaaaatacTTACAGTACCCTCCAGTTCtcaggaaagcattttgtaaaatcTTAAAAGCAATTTATGGATGTGGATTGTGAAAGGGGCTAGCCAGGGTATTTGATGGTTTGAGGCCTGATAGTGTAAACTCTGTTTGGCTTAAAAAGCAggatgaattgagagccaggcctagagacaggagatcctaggttcaaatctggtctcagaaacttcccagctgggtgaccctgggcaagtcccttaactcccattgcctagcccttacagttcttctgccttggaaccaatacacagtattaattctaagacagaaggtaaggattaaaaaaaaagagatgaagcaGGTTGAAGCCTGTAGAACAACTCTTTAAAGACATTGTGTGCTCCTTTGTCCTTATCTGTGAATCAGATGAGTACTTGAAGCAACAGAATTGGACTGGGGAAAGCCTCCTGATTGGCTCAttcacagagatttttttttcaaaaaatagaaaCCTATTTTCTACcaagaatatttattttgttgttattttataatttctgctATTTGATAAAGGGTAGgaatctattttaaatattattgaataGTCAGGGCATGTGCAACTCTAGTTGTCTACAAGACTTGTAGCTGCCCTTGAATAATTTTCAGGGCCATTTACATTTTGACCATCTCACAGAATTCTCATTAGCTCTGTCCTAATCTGTCCTTTTGCTCTCAGCCCTGGCCATTATATATTTCAGATTCTGTGTGACATAGAGGTTCCTGTGCATGGATTGAGAGGCAGTTcctttttaaattccatttaagCCACAGTTTACCTTGGTCTAGGCATCTCTGCTGGCCCCAGGAGCCTGTACTCATATACTCATTGGCCTGAATAAGCTGAGTTCCCATTTCTTCCACTCGTCGGACagcctccttctccccctccagaGCACTGACGTGCTTCTAGTAGTGGCTTAAAGGCAAAGATGGGATCTCACTCTCGTGCCCTGTCCAGTCTCTGAATGAAACCATCCAGATCCAAAAAGCAAGGAAAACTTCCATTCACCAATGCTGTAACCTCTCCTTGCTCTGTGCCATCCCCTGGAAATATGTGGCAAGGCCCTCTGAGTGGAGGCCGCAGCAGTATAGAGCCCAGTGTAGAACCCAAGTCCTGGTATTTCAGCAGGAAAGGCTTTGGTGTCCCAGACCTTATTGACACTAATGCGGCGTGTGTCCAGCAAGTCTTGTTAGCTCACTCGCTGGTCCTTAATGTAACAGACTGGATTTAAGGGAAGAAAATCAGGCAAGGCTTGCACCTCCGAGGTGGAATTCAGAACAAGCCCAGGAAGAATCTTGAGGAAATGACTATTGGGGAGGGGCCAGAGTGAAGAGGGGAATTCTGTGGAAGATATCCCAGATGCCACACTACTCACTGAACCTTGGATGGATCAGAGAGGGAGGTGGGTGCGGTGTTCCTGTGAGAACCTGGTGCTCCTGAACCCCCAAAATAGAGGATTTCCTCGAGTATCACAACTGCTATCTGAGAAGAGATAAACATAGCAGTTGCTCCATTTGGCCAAAGAGCTGGACTCCAAGGGGGAGTGGGCTCTGAGGGCCCTTCTGAATCTGCTTTATCTACAACCCTGTTATTCCACAGTTTAGTTAATTAGCTTATGGGTTAAGAGTTACTGGGACTTGAGACAGTTACTGGATAAGAGCTACAGAAGAATTCCAGTACTGCTCACCTCAGAGAAAAAACTCATTTTGATAGAGAAGCTGATCCTTTACCCTCTATCCTGGAATCCCCACAATCCTTCCCTTAATCCTTGAATTCCTCTAACCTCAAATAAAATCCCTGTTTAGTTACTTTAGTCAGAGTTTGGAATAGTGGCTTGGGAGTGAGTGGTGTGttgggtggctgaagggtggaAAAGAACATTTTACTCCAGCTTGGAGGGAAAACccatggcggggggggggggactggGGAGGTTTTAGCTTACATCAGTGGCTCTGGGTACTGGACAAAATCTATTTAGGTCTCAAATGATTCCTAACACATTCTTTTATCATCTCAGTAGCCCTTCCATTTTGGGGAGCCCCCTCACAAATAGCACTCCCAAAAGTCTTCCCAGTAGGAGGGGAGAGTGAGTAGCTTTGGCCCACATATTCCAGTCAGGTGGGGGTCACCAAAGCACACCCCAACTATCTGATAACCCCCCTCATACAATAATATATCTTAACTGAAAGAGGAATTGGGGAGGAGATTTCAGCCAAGGCACCCCCTGACAGTCTGGCACTGAGAGAGaggaaacaaaataagaaattccATAGCAGAATGGTGCCTTGTAATAATCTGCCATCCTTTAGCTTGAGGCTGAGGGCTCTGTCTGCCATACAACATATGGGACATCAGAGTACCCAGAGCATGATTAATGTTAGAGTGATGACCCTGAGTTAATTATGCCAGTATCTttagttttttaataaaaaagcaGCATGGCAAAATGGTTAGAACATTGGGCTTCAAGTCAGgtagagctaggttcaaatctagcccctgGGCATGTCAGTCACTTCAACTCTTTGTGCTTCAGATGCCTGCCTGGGGCTTGGCTACCAAGTCAGCTTGCATTGCAGAGAGAATTCTCATACCTGGAGTTTCCTACACCAAGTCACAGATCATTCCTCTTCaatttatttgtatgtattctTTAGGTGTTCAGGAAGTgcataatacatttttttaaattaacactTTTGTCTCTTGAGGGGCAGCCAGAGAAGTGGGGAGTGGGCTATTCCACTTATCTACAAAATctacataaaggaaaaaatttccccccaaggATGCTGAAAAAATGATGCATCACTATATTGTTAGAAATTAACTAGTTCTCACATTCTTGATATGCCTTGCAATTgcttagatgcttaataaatgtgtcaATAATTTGATTATACCCAGTGTAATTGGAATTCGTGTAATGAAGAATATACTCTTTTTGCTTTGACAGCTTTCAACCTGGAGACTTGCAGGCTTATGGTCTCAATGTTGGATGTATCCTTTTAAAGCTGACATTAGCATTACAATTGTGGCACAGTAATATTTCCCCAGACTAATGTACACGCTTATCCCAAAGTTAATGTTTGGTACTAAACAAAACTAATCACTCTTTTATTGAAGTAAACTACTGTAAAATGTCAAGATATAATTTTGAGAGAATAAAGGAAGTTTAGTAAGCAGAAATTAGcctttttttaatgaaggaaaaaaatatccaaaaaaaaatctaatgtgtCATTCAGAGTTGCCAATGAAGTATCATTTTTCTTGAGGATGCAAAAGCTAAGATGTTTTGAACTGTGATAATACTAGGTTGTATTTTTGGTCATTTGAGGTAAAAAAGACAAACAGCCACATTTTTTGCTGTAGTGGTGACTATACATCTGCTTATTCTTGTATTGAGGAAACTTGACATCCTCAGCATAGTGTAAGATAAACCAGAGAAACAGGTAAAGACTGACAGTCACCACCTACCTGGGTGCAGTGTTAGGGACAGCACATACAGGAGAATCCTGTCAGAGGTCAGGGGGCAAGGCTCAGTGGTCATCAGAGTTCAGAGGAAGCCTAGATGATGCCATGCTTCATTTAGACCTTTTGAAAATCACTAACAAAGTTTCACACGAGGCAATTTAAAAAGTTGTTATTGAATACAACTATTTTGTCACAATTGGGGATGTAACTCTTGGCAGGCAACATTTCCCATGGTTTATAAAAGTTGGGAACAGTATACCATATTACACTAAATGCATTATCTCGAAGATTGATTCTTCAGGTACAAATTTAGTCAAGGGCCTTGTGGGAATGGTCTCATGTAGGAACAACCCATCTCCTCCAAGTCCCACTTAAGCACTCATGGGGCAGACTGCCCTGGCCTATTAAAATCCAATTTGAGTTGAGTTGTTCCTTGAGATGGCTTACACCTCACTTTGGGTAGTAGCCTAGGGAATTAGAGACTTAGGTCAATATTATTTATGAGTCATTTATCCAGTACATTTTTGTGGGTGCATTTCTATTAGTAAGACTAATTTTTGTGCCTTGCTGATAAAATGAGTCATAATTTTATGGTCAAACTTCATATACAAGAGGATATGATTTATAAAAAACTGGAAGTAATACAAAATTTTGCATAGCATAAATAAACTTTATAAGCCATAGCTATAGGTTAGCATGGGATTCTCCTCCCACCCAGGGAATGATGATATTTCCCTTGGTTCTTTTTGACTTTTATATTGGAAGTAAACCAGTCATATTCCTTAATTTTGATTCAGAGGGACATGTCTGGTACCATGGGTTTTAGTGAATTTAAGGAACTTTGGGCTGTATTGAATGGCTGGAGACAACATTTCATAAGCTTTGACAGTGACCGAAGTGGGACAGTGGATCCCCAAGAATTGCAGAAAGCCCTGGGAACCATGGGTAAGTGGTCACCATGAGACTATTTTCTACTTTCTAGACCAAAAAAATGTTTCTTCCTGGATTTTCTAGAAATTAATATGATGTTAGCGATTGGAACAGGTTCTGGTTCACAGAATTTATTTGAAATGCTTGCAATCCATTCACCATGAAGAGGTTAGGAGActctttaaaatatctattttactaatttttctattattatgtAGCTTGTTTTCCCatatccttcctcttcctccatacAAAGATTAAGCCTTCATATACAATTTAGTAAATCATATCCCTTGTAACAAAAGAGAGCTATCCTttacttaaaaatcttttttaaaagaagaggaagaaaagcagCAAAACTGATTaaaccatcaaaaaaaaaaaatctgataatgCCCATGGACCCTCGTTCCCTACATATCAGTAAAGGAGTAGTGGAATATGTCTCTTCATATGCCTAATCCTCATATTCCTAACAGACTTTCAACTATTgttatttgatcattttttttctcccttcttttttcttccatttaggATTTAGATTGAGTCCCCAAGCAGTGACTTCAATTGCAAAACGATACAGCACCAATGGAAAGATAACCTTCGATGACTATATTGCTTGTTGTGTAAAACTTAGAGCTCTCACTGGTAAGTtctagaaaatgataaaaataattaataatattgtcATGTAATCATAATAGAGAGAATCCTGTAGCAAACTTAATTTTTGTGATACTGCGCTTCCCAAATAGGACTAGGCATTTTTCTAACTCGAATGCCTATTGAACAATGCTATTAAAAATAGGCAGAGGTAACACTGCAGTGTATGTGTTACGCTGCAGACCTTTTATTGGCCTGCTTGGGTTTGTTCTTCCTGTGATGGCACAGTAAATCTTTTGGCAGATTGCTAattttaactaaattttattGCCCCCaagatagataaaataaatttctactCCATGCTGATTTTGTTTGATCACAGGAGAACTCCAATGATTTGTTCCTGAATACAAACTAACTGGATCCCTTTGGAAAGAATTAAAACATTTCTCCactatttccaggtttttttgaaagGAAGCTactttgatttttcatttattctctttgttccttttgccttttgttcCACATACCTAAATTTTCCACTGTGGTATATATCTTATCTCCTCTAATTCCATGACTCCCATTACCTTACAGTTGGGAGGACAAATTTCATTCATCCACAGACAGTTCTTGAGCACCTGTGacatttgaaatgaattttagaGTTATTTGAAAGCCACTGTCTTAGTGATAGTAGAAGTCTCTGGTGCATTTACTTACTGCCAAATTAATGTATCAGACTTTAGGTAGTCAAAAGTTGAAAACTCATGCCTTCATAAATTAGTAAGTTATCTTAATCATTGTAACTTATTGTGGAGAGAGTGGGGGGCTTGGAGAAAACCTGGATTCTCATCTTACCTGAGACAGTAGCTGTGTGACGCCAAGCAaagtatttcctcttctgtaaaatggggataataatagcatctatgtcCCAAgctggttgtgaggataaaatgaaaaatttgtatagtgctttgcaaaccttaaagcacaatataaatgttagcaattattttaaaaagaagtttgtaGTTATTCATCTATT belongs to Gracilinanus agilis isolate LMUSP501 chromosome 5, AgileGrace, whole genome shotgun sequence and includes:
- the SRI gene encoding sorcin; translated protein: MAYPGLPGAGGGGYFQGGFGGAPGGPAFPGQTQDPLYGYFAAVAGQDGQIDADELQRCLTQSGIAGGYKPFNLETCRLMVSMLDRDMSGTMGFSEFKELWAVLNGWRQHFISFDSDRSGTVDPQELQKALGTMGFRLSPQAVTSIAKRYSTNGKITFDDYIACCVKLRALTDSFRRRDTAQQGVVNFPYDDFIQCVMSV